One window of Streptomyces sp. FIT100 genomic DNA carries:
- the eno gene encoding phosphopyruvate hydratase translates to MPSIDVVVAREILDSRGNPTVEVEVGLDDGSTGRAAVPSGASTGAFEAIELRDGDQNRYQGKGVEKAVLAVIEQIGPELVGYDATEQRLIDQAMFDLDATDNKASLGANAILGVSLAVAHAASEASDLPLFRYLGGPNAHLLPVPMMNILNGGSHADSNVDIQEFMIAPIGAESFSEALRWGTEVYHTLKKVLKQKGLSTGLGDEGGFAPNLDSNRAALDLILEAIKEAGYAPGKDIALALDVAASEFYKDGSYEFEGKSRSAAEMTEYYEELVAAYPLVSIEDPLFEDDWAGWKVLTDKLGAKVQIVGDDLFVTNPERLARGIEDGAANALLVKVNQIGSLTETLDAVELAQRNGFKCMMSHRSGETEDVTIADLAVATNCGQIKTGAPARSERVAKYNQLLRIEEILDDAAVYAGRSAFPRFRFADH, encoded by the coding sequence GTGCCGTCCATCGACGTCGTCGTAGCCCGGGAAATCCTGGACTCCCGAGGCAACCCCACGGTCGAGGTCGAGGTCGGCCTCGACGACGGCAGCACCGGCCGTGCTGCCGTGCCCTCCGGTGCTTCCACCGGTGCGTTCGAGGCCATTGAGCTCCGTGACGGAGACCAGAACCGCTACCAGGGCAAGGGCGTCGAGAAGGCCGTCCTCGCCGTCATCGAGCAGATCGGCCCGGAGCTCGTCGGTTACGACGCCACCGAGCAGCGCCTGATCGACCAGGCGATGTTCGACCTCGACGCCACCGACAACAAGGCGTCCCTCGGCGCCAACGCCATCCTCGGTGTCTCCCTCGCCGTCGCCCACGCCGCGTCCGAGGCGTCCGACCTCCCGCTCTTCCGCTACCTCGGCGGACCCAACGCGCACCTGCTCCCGGTGCCGATGATGAACATCCTGAACGGCGGCTCGCACGCCGACTCCAACGTGGACATCCAGGAGTTCATGATCGCCCCGATCGGCGCGGAGTCCTTCTCCGAGGCGCTGCGCTGGGGCACCGAGGTCTACCACACCCTCAAGAAGGTCCTGAAGCAGAAGGGGCTCTCCACCGGCCTGGGCGACGAGGGCGGCTTCGCGCCGAACCTCGACTCCAACCGTGCCGCCCTCGACCTGATCCTCGAGGCCATCAAGGAAGCCGGCTACGCCCCCGGCAAGGACATCGCGCTTGCGCTCGACGTCGCTGCCTCCGAGTTCTACAAGGACGGCTCCTACGAGTTCGAGGGCAAGTCCCGCTCGGCCGCCGAGATGACCGAGTACTACGAGGAGCTCGTCGCCGCCTACCCGCTGGTCTCCATCGAGGACCCGCTGTTCGAGGACGACTGGGCCGGCTGGAAGGTGCTCACCGACAAGCTGGGCGCCAAGGTCCAGATCGTCGGCGACGACCTGTTCGTCACCAACCCGGAGCGCCTGGCCCGCGGCATCGAGGACGGCGCGGCCAACGCCCTGCTGGTCAAGGTCAACCAGATCGGTTCGCTGACCGAGACCCTGGACGCCGTGGAGCTGGCCCAGCGCAACGGCTTCAAGTGCATGATGTCCCACCGCTCCGGCGAGACCGAGGACGTCACCATCGCCGATCTGGCCGTCGCCACCAACTGCGGCCAGATCAAGACCGGCGCCCCGGCCCGCTCGGAGCGCGTCGCCAAGTACAACCAGCTGCTGCGCATCGAGGAGATCCTCGACGACGCCGCGGTGTACGCGGGCCGCTCGGCGTTCCCGCGGTTCCGCTTTGCGGACCATTAA
- a CDS encoding septum formation initiator family protein, which produces MARDRFSTATRLRLLGEQTAARVYRSQTRRQARRSRLTGRAAFLALVVCSMIVALAYPMRQYVSQRNDIAEQERLAEAARERVERLRDEKARLQDDAYVMRLAREHLHMVLPGETGYIMIDPEAAERHRAEEGGVDRPWYSNVWDGVDHADAGR; this is translated from the coding sequence ATGGCCAGGGACCGGTTCTCCACCGCGACCCGGCTGCGGCTGCTCGGTGAGCAGACCGCCGCCCGCGTCTACCGTTCGCAGACCCGCCGCCAGGCGCGCCGCTCCCGGCTCACCGGCCGGGCGGCCTTCCTCGCGCTCGTGGTCTGCTCGATGATCGTCGCGCTCGCCTACCCGATGCGGCAGTACGTGTCGCAGCGGAACGACATCGCCGAGCAGGAGCGGCTCGCCGAGGCCGCCCGCGAGCGGGTGGAGCGGCTGCGCGACGAGAAGGCGCGGCTCCAGGACGACGCGTACGTCATGCGGCTGGCCCGCGAGCACCTGCACATGGTCCTGCCCGGCGAGACGGGCTACATCATGATCGACCCGGAGGCCGCCGAGCGGCACCGCGCCGAAGAGGGCGGTGTGGACCGCCCCTGGTACTCGAACGTCTGGGACGGCGTGGACCACGCGGACGCCGGCCGCTAG
- a CDS encoding DUF501 domain-containing protein gives MDTPPPTTEHTPPTEADIAAFQDQLGRPPRGLRAIAHRCPCGNPDVVETAPRLEDGTPFPTLYYLTCPRAASAIGTLEANGVMKEMTERLGTDPELAAAYRAAHEDYIARRDAIEELKGFPSAGGMPDRVKCLHVLVGHSLAAGPGVNPLGDEAIAMLPPWWAKGPCVSPCVDEA, from the coding sequence ATGGACACGCCACCTCCCACGACCGAGCACACCCCGCCCACCGAGGCGGACATCGCCGCCTTCCAGGACCAGCTCGGCCGGCCGCCGCGCGGTCTGCGCGCGATCGCCCACCGCTGCCCGTGCGGCAATCCGGACGTGGTGGAGACGGCACCGCGGCTGGAGGACGGTACGCCGTTCCCGACGCTGTACTACCTGACGTGTCCGCGGGCGGCGTCCGCGATCGGCACGCTGGAGGCGAACGGCGTCATGAAGGAGATGACCGAGCGCCTGGGGACCGATCCCGAGCTGGCGGCCGCGTACCGGGCGGCGCACGAGGACTACATCGCCCGGCGCGACGCGATCGAGGAGCTGAAGGGCTTCCCGAGCGCGGGCGGCATGCCGGACCGTGTGAAGTGCCTGCACGTCCTCGTCGGCCACTCGCTGGCGGCGGGCCCGGGGGTGAACCCGCTGGGCGACGAGGCCATCGCGATGCTGCCGCCATGGTGGGCGAAGGGCCCGTGTGTGTCGCCGTGCGTGGACGAAGCCTGA